One part of the Parabacteroides sp. FAFU027 genome encodes these proteins:
- a CDS encoding 3-oxoacyl-ACP synthase III family protein has product MRKALLQFISYYLPNRILDNNMIAQEHPEWSIEKIATKTGIEQRHISDEDEFASDLAICASEKLFAEYNIDKLSVDFILLCTQSPDYFLPTTACVLQDKLGLSKKCGALDFNLGCSGYIYGLGLAKGLILSGQANKVLLVTAETYSKYIHPQDKSNKTIFGDGAAATLITSEFLKDGLNAEISEFEYGTDGSGAFDLVVKNGASRHKKDKGHDCYEEDSFIRNDSNLYMDGKAIFNFTAFTVPKLIKAVLEKNNYNLEAIDLAIFHQANEYMLNVVRTRCGIEKAKFYVNFKDAGNTVSSTIPIALKRAINDRTLTDKSTVLLAGFGVGLSMGATILKLSKND; this is encoded by the coding sequence ATGAGAAAAGCATTATTGCAATTTATTTCCTATTATTTGCCGAATAGGATTCTTGACAATAATATGATTGCTCAAGAACACCCTGAGTGGTCAATTGAAAAAATTGCAACAAAAACAGGCATTGAGCAGCGTCACATAAGTGATGAGGATGAATTTGCAAGTGATTTAGCGATTTGTGCTTCTGAAAAACTTTTTGCTGAATATAATATTGATAAACTTTCTGTCGATTTCATCTTACTATGTACCCAAAGTCCTGATTATTTTCTTCCGACCACAGCTTGTGTTTTACAAGATAAATTAGGTCTGTCAAAAAAATGTGGTGCACTGGATTTTAACTTAGGTTGTTCGGGGTATATTTATGGCTTGGGATTGGCTAAAGGTCTCATCTTGTCTGGTCAGGCAAATAAAGTTTTATTGGTAACAGCTGAAACGTATTCTAAGTACATTCATCCTCAGGATAAAAGTAATAAAACTATTTTTGGAGATGGAGCTGCCGCAACATTGATTACATCGGAATTCTTGAAAGATGGACTCAATGCCGAAATATCTGAATTTGAGTATGGAACAGATGGTAGCGGGGCATTTGATCTTGTTGTTAAGAATGGGGCTTCCAGGCATAAAAAAGATAAAGGGCATGATTGTTATGAAGAAGATAGTTTTATTCGGAACGATAGTAATCTTTACATGGATGGGAAAGCCATCTTTAATTTTACGGCCTTTACAGTGCCAAAGTTAATTAAGGCTGTATTAGAGAAAAATAATTACAATCTTGAGGCAATTGATCTTGCGATTTTTCATCAGGCAAATGAATATATGCTAAATGTAGTGAGAACACGTTGCGGAATAGAAAAGGCGAAATTCTATGTGAATTTTAAAGATGCAGGAAACACTGTGTCATCAACAATTCCTATCGCACTAAAACGTGCTATTAATGATCGGACTCTAACAGATAAAAGTACAGTTCTATTGGCGGGATTTGGCGTAGGATTATCTATGGGGGCTACAATTTTAAAACTGAGTAAAAATGATTAA